The Oenanthe melanoleuca isolate GR-GAL-2019-014 chromosome 15, OMel1.0, whole genome shotgun sequence genome contains a region encoding:
- the TCN2 gene encoding transcobalamin-2: MRLPLVLLLLLPAVLPARCCGVPEGSAGAVRALGARLLGLAGDPTRDPDPAVYLALRLAREHDPRLEQRYLERLQDAFRHPYGRSLQAHGHSRWDAEHSTSAAEPPQTGRLALYLLGLRAACRPPRSHRTLVTWLKHYLEEDWIGSWQDGHPLTSYYQYGLGVLALCVHHKRLREGVIRRLLTAQNYGRLGHHGSLVDTGAVVALAFTCLEQRKLVGTDLAAELRAAAHGVSRGMAELQGSDGIVGNIYSTPWALQVFLATGTCQESEFSRGMAALLENLEAFGTAATMAQVLPVLHGRSYLDIASMQCREEPDTLTPLDTEPPAEVPGNKTVQLVVECPLPWCYELRLYDRPVPVPASASVLGVLQAAAALEPHVFKFHAQDTPHGPFLTQVLGLEARREKRNYWRLLRAPDTPLQMGIADYRPEDGETLILRLSEW; the protein is encoded by the exons ATGCGGCTGCCGCTCgtcctgctgctgttgctgcccGCGGTCCTGCCCGCCCGGTGCTGCG GGGTCCCGGAGGGCTCGGCGGGCGCCGTGCGGGCGCTGGGTGCgcggctgctggggctggcggGGGACCCCACGCGGGATCCCGACCCCGCCGTGTACCTGGCCCTGCGCCTGGCCCGCGAGCACGACCCGCGGCTGGAGCAGCGCTACCTGGAGCGGCTGCAGGACGCCTTCCGGCACCCCTACGGCAG GAGCCTGCAGGCCCACGGCCACTCCCGGTGGGACGCTGAGCACAGCAC GAGCGCGGCAGAGCCCCCGCAGACGGGGAGGCTGGCACTGTACCTGCTGGGGCTGCGGGCCGCCTGTCGCCCGCCCCGTTCCCATCGCACGCTGGTGACGTGGCTCAAGCACTACCTGGAGGAGGACTGGATAG gctcctggcaggacgGCCACCCCCTCACCAGTTACTACCAGTACGGGCTGGGCGTGCTGGCGCTGTGTGTGCACCACAAGCGGCTGCGGGAGGGGGTGATCCGCCGGCTGCTCACGGCCCAGAACTACGGAAGGCTGGGGCACCATGGCAGTCTTGTGG ACACCGGGGCCGTGGTGGCGCTGGCCTTcacctgcctggagcagaggaagttGGTGGGGACCGACCTGGCGGCCGAGCTCCGGGCGGCTGCACACGGTGTCAGCAGGGGCATGGCCGAGCTCCAGGGCTCCGACGGCATCGTCGGCAACATCTACAGCACCCCGTGGGCCCTGCAG GTGTTCCTGGCCACAGGTACATGCCAGGAGTCGGAGTTCAGCCGGGGCatggctgcactgctggagaACCTGGAAGCCTTCGGCACTGCCGCCACCATGGCCCAGGTGCTGCCGGTGCTGCACGGCCGCTCCTACCTGGACATCGCGTCCATGCAGTGCCGGGAGGAGCCAG ACACGCTGACACCCCTGGACACGGAGCCCCCGGCTGAGGTGCCGGGGAACAAGACGGTGCAGCTGGTGGTGGAGTGTCCCCTGCCCTGGTGCTACGAGCTCCGGCTCTACGACCGCCCCGTGCCCGTGCCCGCCTCCGCCTCCGTGCTGGGCGTGCTGCAGGCGGCTGCTGCGCTGGAGCCACACGTCTTCAA GTTCCACGCCCAGGACACGCCCCACGGCCCCTTCCTGACccaggtgctggggctggaggccCGGCGGGAGAAGCGGAACTACTGGCGGCTCCTGCGTGCGCCCGACACCCCCCTGCAGATGG GTATTGCTGACTACAGACCCGAAGATGGGGAGACCCTCATTCTGCGCCTCAGCGAGTGGTAG
- the GAL3ST1 gene encoding galactosylceramide sulfotransferase: MLRHGKPWRSMCKGLVLGTLLTSFMLLLYSYAVPPLQVSVTEIPIPVSCSSHLSPVQAPSPSNGTGSASGWGCRPKLNVMFMKTHKTASSTILNILFRFGEKHGLKFAFPNGRNDFYYPSFFERSQVQHYRPGVCFNIICNHMRFHYEEVRKLLPPDTTFVTVLRDPAYLFESSFHYFGPVIPLTWKITGEDKLDQFLRDPQHYYDPNGFNAHYLQNLLFFDFGYDSSMDANSPLVQEHIQEIDRRFHLVMLLEYFDESLVLLKDLLCWQLEDVLYFKLNARKGSTVSRLTPELYEQATAWNLIDAKLYRYFNATFWRKVEAYGRERMARDVAELQRENEKMTSICIDGGHAVDASAIQESSMQPWQPLGEKTILGYNLKKKISKKHQKLCRKMLTPEIQYLTDLGANLWITKLWSYVRDFLKW, encoded by the exons ATGCTGCGGCATGGGAAGCCCTGGAGGTCCATGTGcaaggggctggtgctggggacCCTCCTGACCAGCTTCATGTTGCTGCTCTACTCCTACGCCGTGCCCCCGCTGCAAGTCAGCGTCACTGA gatccccatccctgtctcctgctcctcccacctGTCCCCTGTCCAGGCTCCGTCGCCATCCAACGGCACGGGCAGCGCCTCGGGGTGGGGCTGCCGGCCCAAGCTCAACGTCATGTTCATGAAGACCCACAAGACCGCCAGCAGCACCATCCTCAACATCCTCTTCCGCTTCGGGGAGAAGCACGGCCTGAAATTCGCCTTCCCCAACGGCCGCAACGACTTCTACTACCCGTCCTTCTTCGAGCGCAGCCAGGTGCAGCACTACCGGCCCGGGGTGTGCTTCAACATCATCTGCAACCACATGCGCTTCCACTACGAGGAGGTGCGCAAGCTCCTGCCGCCCGACACCACCTTCGTCACCGTGCTGCGGGACCCCGCCTACCTCTTCGAGTCCTCCTTCCACTACTTCGGGCCCGTCATCCCCCTCACGTGGAAGATCACGGGGGAGGATAAGCTGGACCAGTTCCTCCGGGACCCCCAGCACTACTACGACCCCAACGGGTTCAACGCTCACTACCTCCAAAACCTGCTGTTCTTTGACTTCGGCTACGACAGCAGCATGGACGCCAACAGCCCGCTGGTGCAGGAGCACATCCAGGAGATCGACCGCCGCTTCCACCTCGTCATGTTGCTCGAGTACTTCGATGAGTCGCTGGTGCTGCTCAAggacctgctgtgctggcagctggaggacGTCCTCTACTTCAAGCTCAACGCCCGCAAGGGCTCCACGGTGTCCCGGCTGACCCCTGAGCTGTACGAGCAGGCCACTGCCTGGAACCTCATCGACGCCAAGCTCTACCGCTACTTCAATGCCACCTTCTGGCGCAAGGTGGAGGCCTACGGGAGGGAGAGGATGGCCCGGGACGTGGCcgagctgcagagggagaatGAGAAGATGACCAGCATCTGCATCGATGGGGGACACGCCGTGGACGCCAGCGCCATCCAGGAGTCCTCcatgcagccctggcagcccctgggggaGAAGACCATCCTGGGGTACAACTTGAAGAAGAAGATCAGCAAGAAGCACCAGAAGCTGTGCCGCAAGATGCTGACGCCCGAAATCCAGTACCTGACTGACCTGGGGGCCAACCTCTGGATCACCAAGCTGTGGAGCTACGTGCGGGACTTCCTCAAGTGGTAG
- the MTFP1 gene encoding mitochondrial fission process protein 1 isoform X1, with translation MLHTNTGHLSLSPAPTPASGIVHQHQARALSRDQRAEVGTVTSTGQPQTLAVVTPALLCWWHRHPKPPLCKIHPMTLGHPGEVTWGQSVPEPTIPSGYANEVGESFRPLVPVPVVWASYGVATAYVTADAIDKGRKAAAAHPQDPTRVGVAVVDTFVWQSLASVAIPGFTINRLCAASLALLGSLTRWPLPVRRWTTTALGLAAIPLIITPIDRTVDFLMDSSLRKLYRTPGEPPTSH, from the exons ATGCTGCACACCAACACCGGGCacctgtcactgtcaccagcaccGACCCCAGCTAGTGGCATCGTCCACCAGCACCAGGCACGGGCACTGAGCAGAGACCAGAGAGCAGAAGTGGGCACTGTCACTAGCACTGGGCAGCCACAGACACTGGCAGTggtcaccccagccctgctgtgctggtggcacaggcaccccaaaccccccctgTGCAAGATCCATCCCATGACATTGGGACACCCTGGAGaggtgacatggggacagtcGGTCCCTGAGCCTACCATCCCCTCAGGTTATGCCAACGAGGTGGGCGAGTCCTTCCGCCCTCTGGTGCCAGTGCCGGTGGTGTGGGCCAGCTACGGCGTGGCCACCGCCTACGTGACCGCCGACGCCATCGACAAGGGTCGGAAGGCTGCCGCC gccCACCCGCAGGACCCCACGCGCGTGGGGGTGGCCGTGGTGGACACCTTCGTGTGGCAGAGCCTGGCCTCGGTGGCCATCCCCGGCTTCACCATCAACCGGCTCTGCGCTGCCTCGCTGGCGCTGCTGGGCTCCCTCACCCGCTGGCCCCTGCCCGTGCGCCGCTGGaccaccactgccctggggctggccGCCATCCCCCTCATCATCACCCCCATCGACAG GACTGTGGATTTCCTGATGGATTCCAGCCTCCGGAAGCTGTACAGGACCCCGGGAGAGCCCCCCACGTCCCACTGA
- the SLC35E4 gene encoding solute carrier family 35 member E4: MCPRSRRGDEAAMSAAGGGGLRPWKPDPGQAGGGRPGPGPRLPLTLSVLAWLGTGTTMAGLNKWIFAAHGFRYPLLLSALHMLSGAAVGYPLGWARPPGPRPRARIYLLSLTFCTSVALGNLGLSYVQLDVAQAVATTTPLVTLVLGLLWGRRPRPLQFWAMGPVCAGAACSIAGGLCFSQPGCGFLLAATVLRALKSIQQSVLLQEDGLDALSLLGLTSLPSFVLLFGAAVALELGPAWQGVLRPDAALWGCVLLSCLGSVLYNLATSCLLSLTSALTLHLLGSLTVVGNLLLSRLLFGTRLGALGYAGVALTLAGMVLYHQPRLLAACRGLRGLRRHQ, translated from the exons ATGTGCCCGCGGTCGCGGCGGGGCGATGAAGCCGCGAtgagcgcggcgggcgggggcggcctGCGGCCCTGGAAGCCGGACCCGGGGCaggcgggcggggggcggcccgggccgggcccgcggcTGCCGCTGACCCTCAGCGTGCTGGCCTGGCTGGGCACCGGCACCACCATGGCCGGCCTCAACAAGTGGATCTTCGCGGCGCACGGGTTCCGCTACCCGCTGCTGCTCTCGGCGCTGCACATGCTGTCCGGCGCGGCCGTGGGGTACCCGCTGGGCTGGGCGCGGCCGCCGggcccgcggccccgcgccaGGATCTACCTGCTCAGCCTCACCTTCTGCACCAGCGTGGCCCTGGGCAACCTGGGCCTGAGCTACGTGCAGCTGGACGTGGCCCAGGCCGTGGCCACCACCACGCCGCTGGTGAcgctggtgctggggctgctgtggggccGGCGGCCGCGCCCGCTGCAGTTCTGGGCCATGGGGCCGGTGTGTGCCGGGGCCGCCTGCAGCATCGCCGGCGGCCTCTGCTTCTCCCAGCCCGGCTGCGGCTTCCTGCTGGCCGCCACCGTGCTCCGCGCCCTCAAGTCCATCCAGCAGA gtgtgctgctgcaggaggacgGTCTGGACgcgctgtccctgctgggccTGACGTCGCTGCCCAGCTTCGTGCTGCTGTTCGGGGCGGCCGTGGCGCTGGAGCTGGGCCCGGCGTGGCAGGGCGTGCTGCGCCCCGACGCCGCGCTCTGGGGCTGCGtcctgctcagctgcctggGCTCCGTGCTCTACAACCTGGCCACCTCCTGCCTGCTGTCCCTCACCTCGGCGCTCACGCTGCacctgctgggcagcctcacCGTGGTGGGCAACCTGCTGCTGTCGCGGCTGCTGTTCGGCACGCGGCTGGGCGCGCTGGGCTACGCGGGCGTGGCGCTGACGCTGGCCGGGATGGTGCTGTACCACCAGCCCCGGCTCCTGGCCGCctgccgggggctgcgggggctgcGGCGGCACCAGTAG
- the LOC130259877 gene encoding uncharacterized protein LOC130259877 — MAPVASEPPGHRVTAPAMSSGTGRAPAHPHSEEPILTFTLRLLHENSSATPEKLPVLSPGSMMHLEASVHFSPSISMRIHVDQCYGTTMEQPGHPRRIFMVVNSRGCLHGGKLGNVSVQHQRGGSVLQLSILAPTLEGEPQEEQVYVHCLLMAWGQGRATRSCFYSHTTASWHNAEEPGQSTPCHCCDSGCPAADTLRGDEPAFPGEGTLHWETVGPVLVQKEKVPWYKALCQTVKRLLLAGLALVGSALLVVAVLGGLLALTTRHLGRPRQGQRPPRHRCPFQAELQSVVGALLLRETEKQGQMGPEPLSHQ, encoded by the exons ATGGCTCCAGTTGCCTCAGAGCCCCCTGGTCACAGGGTGACAGCTCCAGCGATGtcctcagggacagggagggctCCTGCTCACCCCCACTCTGAGGAGCCCATCCTGACCTTCACCTTGAGGCTCCTGCATG AGAACTCCAGTGCCACTCCAGAGAAGCTGccagtgctcagccctggctctaTGATGCACCTGGAAGCCAGTGTCCACTTCAGCCCCAGCATCTCCATGAGGATCCACGTGGATCAGTGCTATGGGACCACcatggagcagccaggacaccccaggagGATCTTCATGGTGGTGAACAGCCGTGG ATGCCTGCACGGGGGGAAGCTGGGGAATGTGTCTGTCCAGCACCAGAGAGGGGGGTCTGTCCTCCAGCTCTCCATCCTGGCCCCCACACTGGAGGGTGAGCCCCAGGAAGAGCAG GTCTACGTGCACTGCCTGCTGATGGCATGGGGACAAGGACGTGCCACCAGGTCCTGCTTCTACAGCCACACCACAGCCAG ctggCACAATGCAGAGGAGCCTGGCCAGAGCACCCCATGCCACTGCTGTGACAGTGGCTGTCCCGCTGCTGACACCCTCCGTGGAGATGAGCCAG CATTCCCAGGAGAGGGGACACTCCACTGGGAGACAGTTGGACCAGTGCTGGTGCAGAAGGAGAAGGTGCCATGGTACAAAG cactgtgccagACAGTGAAGAGgctcctgctggctgggctggccctggtGGGCAGTGCCTTGCTGGTGGTGGCCGTGCTGGGGGGGCTGCTGGCCCTGACCACCCGGCACTTGGGCAGACCCCGGCAGGGACAGCGGCCACCGAGGCACAGGTGTCCcttccaggctgagctgcagagcgTGGTGGGGGCCCTGCTCCTCAGGGAGACAGAGAAACAGGGCCAGATGGGACCAGAGCCTCTTTCTCACCAATAA
- the MTFP1 gene encoding mitochondrial fission process protein 1 isoform X2 — translation MGPEEPDLYRDTWVRYLGYANEVGESFRPLVPVPVVWASYGVATAYVTADAIDKGRKAAAAHPQDPTRVGVAVVDTFVWQSLASVAIPGFTINRLCAASLALLGSLTRWPLPVRRWTTTALGLAAIPLIITPIDRTVDFLMDSSLRKLYRTPGEPPTSH, via the exons ATGGGGCCGGAGGAGCCCGACCTGTACCGGGACACGTGGGTCCGATACCTGG GTTATGCCAACGAGGTGGGCGAGTCCTTCCGCCCTCTGGTGCCAGTGCCGGTGGTGTGGGCCAGCTACGGCGTGGCCACCGCCTACGTGACCGCCGACGCCATCGACAAGGGTCGGAAGGCTGCCGCC gccCACCCGCAGGACCCCACGCGCGTGGGGGTGGCCGTGGTGGACACCTTCGTGTGGCAGAGCCTGGCCTCGGTGGCCATCCCCGGCTTCACCATCAACCGGCTCTGCGCTGCCTCGCTGGCGCTGCTGGGCTCCCTCACCCGCTGGCCCCTGCCCGTGCGCCGCTGGaccaccactgccctggggctggccGCCATCCCCCTCATCATCACCCCCATCGACAG GACTGTGGATTTCCTGATGGATTCCAGCCTCCGGAAGCTGTACAGGACCCCGGGAGAGCCCCCCACGTCCCACTGA
- the PES1 gene encoding pescadillo homolog encodes MGGLEKKKYERGAATNYITRNRARKKLQLSLPDFRRLCILKGIYPHEPKHKKKVNKGSTAPRTFYLLKDIKFLLHEPIVNKFREYKVFVRKLRKAYGKSEWGTVERLKDNKPTYKLDHIVKERYPTFIDALRDLDDALSMCFLFSTFPRTGKCHVQTIQLCRRLAVEFQNYVIASRSLRKVFLSIKGIYYQAEVQGQPITWITPYAFAHDHPTDVDYRVMATFTEFYTTLLGFVNFRLYQSLNLVYPPKIDSQAEDELKPAEGKEYAMDSESYLEKLSGLSASLARAVAPNHEDEVEMDEFPVEGETAELMDAKKKEQEDLEKHKKLFEGLRFFLNREVPREPLAFVIRCFGGQVSWDKSLCIGATYDAADPSITHHIIDRPRLDKQVVGRYYLQPQWVFDSVNAKLCLPVADYFPGVLLPPHLSPFVTEKEGDYVPPEKLKLLALQRGENPDEESEEEEEEEEEEDEEGDNDKEEEEEEDESEKEEEMKLQKMEEQKTQSTQSNKALPVKVTAGKVRVEDKQRLEQEQQSEEKRLAIMMMKKREKYLYKKIMFGKKRKIREANKLAEKRKAHDAALKEQKKKSKKAKQA; translated from the exons ATGGGTGGGCTGGAGAAGAAGAAG taCGAGCGCGGAGCCGCCACCAACTACATCACCCGGAACCGGGCGCGGaaaaagctgcagctgagcctgcccGACTTCAG gcgCCTCTGCATCCTCAAGGGGATTTACCCCCACGAGCCCAAGCACAAGAAGAAGGTGAACAAGGGCTCCACCGCCCCCAGGACCTTCTACCTGCTCAAGGACATCAAATTCCTGCTCCATGAGCCCATTGTCAACAAATTCCGGGAGTACAAG GTGTTCGTGCGGAAGCTGCGGAAGGCGTACGGGAAGAGCGAGTGGGGCACCGTGGAGAGGCTGAAGGACAACAAACCCACCTACAAACTCGACCACATCGTCAAGGAGAG GTACCCCACGTTCATCGACGCCCTGCGGGACCTGGACGATGCCCTGTCCATGTGCTTCCTGTTCTCCACCTTCCCCCGCACGGGCAAGTGCCACGTGCAGACCATCCAGCTGTGCCGGCGCCTGGCCGTGGAGTTCCAGAACTACGTCATTGCCTCCCGCTCCCTGCGCAAg GTGTTCCTCTCCATCAAAGGCATCTACTACCAGGCAGAGGTGCAGGGCCAGCCCATCACCTGGATCACCCCCTACGCCTTCGCCCACGAT caccccACAGATGTGGATTACCGGGTCATGGCCACCTTCACCGAGTTCTACACCACTCTGCTGGGCTTCGTCAACTTCCGCCTCTACCAGTCCCTCAACCTGGTGTACCCCCCCAAG atcGACAGCCAGGCTGAGGATGAGCTGAAGCCTGCAGAGGGCAAGGAGTACGCCATGGATTCAGAGAGCTACCTGGAG aaGCTCTCAGGTCTGAGCGCCAGCCTGGCCCGGGCTGTGGCTCCAAACCATGAGGATGAGGTGGAGATGGATGAATTCCCTGTGGAGGGG gagacagcagagctgatggaTGCCAagaagaaggagcaggaggatctGGAGAAGCACAAGAAGCTCTTCGAGGGGTTGCGCTTCTTCCTCAACAGGGAGGTGCCCCGGGAGCCGCTGGCCTTCGTCATCCG GTGCTTTGGTGGCCAGGTGTCCTGGGACAAGTCCCTGTGCATCGGTGCCACCTACGACGCGGCCGACCCGTCCATCACCCACCACATCATCGACCGGCCCCGCCTGGACAAGCAGGTGGTTGGCAG GTACTACCTGCAGCCCCAGTGGGTTTTTGACTCGGTCAACGCCAAGCTGTGCCTGCCCGTGGCCGATTATTTCCCTGGGGTCCTGCTGCCCCCGCACCTTTCGCCCTTCGTGACGGAGAAGGAGGGTGACTACGTTCCTCCCGAGAAGCTgaagctgctggccctgcagaggggaGAGAATCCAG ATGAAGAGagtgaagaggaggaggaggaagaggaggaggaagatgaggaaggTGACAATGAcaaagaagaggaggaagaggaagacgAGTCTGAAAAAGAAGAGGAGATGAAATTACAGAAGATGGAAGAGCAGAAGACTCAGAGCACTCAAAGCAACAAG GCCCTTCCTGTGAAGGTGACAGCGGGCAAGGTGCGGGTGGAGGACAAGCAGcgcctggagcaggagcagcagagtgaGGAGAAGCGCTTGGCCATCATGATGATGAAGAAGAGGGAGAAGTACCTCTACAAGAAGATCATGTTTGGGAAGAAGCGTAAAATCCGTGAG GCCAACAAACTGGCTGAGAAGAGGAAAGCCCATGATGCAGCCCTCAAGGAGCAGaagaagaagagcaagaagGCAAAACAGGCGTGA
- the SEC14L2 gene encoding SEC14-like protein 2: MSGRVGDLSPRQAEVLAQFREKLQDVLPSLPSQDDYFLLKWLRARSFDLPKAEAMLRKHIEVRKHMDADNILAWEPPEVIRKYMSGGMCGYDREGSPVWYEIIGPMDAKGLLFSASKQDLIKNKFRDCEVLRHECEQQTEKLGKKVEMVMMVYDCEGLGLKHLWKPAVDTYGEILSMFEENYPESLKRLFIVKAPKLFPVAYNLVKHFLSEDTRKKVVVLGSNWKEVLQKYIDPSQIPVEYGGGTLTDPDGDPKCSSKINYGGDVPQHYYVRDQLAQKYEHSVVVNRGSSHQVEYEILFPGCVLRWQFRSEGADIGFGVYLKTKVGERQRAGDMTEVLPNQRYNAHMVPEDGSLTCSTPGIYVLRFDNTYSFLHSKKVSYSVEVLLPDTASAQQIQGESPNHSP; this comes from the exons ATGAGCGGCCGCGTCGGGGACCTGAGCCCGCGGCAGGCGGAGGTGCTGGCCCAG TTCCGGGAGAAGCTGCAGGACGTGCTGCCCTCCCTACCCTCCCAGGACGACTATTTCCTCCTGAAATGGCTCCGAG CGCGCTCCTTCGACCTGCCCAAGGCAGAGGCGATGCTCCGCAAG cacatcGAGGTCCGCAAGCACATGGACGCCGACAACATCCTCGCCTGGGAGCCACCTGAG GTGATCCGGAAGTACATGTCCGGCGGCATGTGCGGCTACGACCGCGAGGGCAGCCCGGTGTGGTACGAGATCATCGGGCCCATGGACGCCAAGGGGCTGCTGTTCTCTGCCTCCAAGCAGGACCTGATCAAGAACAAATTCCGGGACTGTGAGGTGCTCCGGCACGAGTGTGAGCAGCAGACTGAAAAG ctgggcaAGAAGGTTgagatggtgatgatggtgTACGACTGTGAGGGCCTGGGCCTGAAGCACCTCTGGAAGCCAGCTGTGGACACGTATGGGGAG ATCCTGTCCATGTTCGAGGAGAATTACCCTGAGTCCCTCAAGCGCCTCTTTATTGTGAAGG ctcccAAGCTCTTCCCCGTGGCCTACAACCTGGTCAAGCACTTTCTGAGCGAGGACACGCGCAAGAAGGTCGTGGTGCTGGGAT CCAACTGGAAGGAGGTCCTGCAGAAGTACATCGACCCCTCGCAGATCCCGGTGGAGTACGGGGGGGGGACGCTGACAGACCCTGACGGGGACCCCAAGTGCTCCAGCAAG ATAAACTACGGGGGGGACGTGCCCCAGCATTACTACGTGCGGGACCAGCTGGCGCAGAAGTACGAGCACTCGGTGGTGGTGAACCGGGGCTCGTCCCACCAGGTCGAGTACGAGATCCTCTTCCCCGGCTGCGTGCTCAG GTGGCAGTTCCGCTCCGAGGGCGCCGACATCGGCTTCGGGGTGTACCTGAAAACCAAGGTGGGGGAGCGGCAGCGGGCGGGCGACATGAccgaggtgctgcccaaccagcGCTACAACGCACACATGGTGCCCGAGGACGGCTCCCTCACCTGCTCCACGCCCGGCATCT ACGTCCTGCGCTTCGACAACACCTACAGCTTCCTCCACTCCAAGAAGGTGAGCTACAGCgtggaggtgctgctgcccgACACCGCCTCAGCCCAGCAGATCCAGGGGGAGTCCCCCAAccacagcccctga